One Paraburkholderia agricolaris genomic region harbors:
- a CDS encoding LysE family translocator, translating to MLSLTTLALFAGACLALTATPGPDMLLIASRSVSQGRPAGFASLAGILVGTYCHALAAAFGLSQLFLAVPTAYDVVRFAGAAYLLYLAWKTFRTQGTVLSPNASMSRYPVGRIFRQGLFTNLLNPKVALFVLALFPQFVRPEAGSVALQIMVLATVLNLIGFCVNGAVILMASKLSRKLSAGRRPSRLPQYLLGTVFAGLACRLALASRN from the coding sequence ATGCTGAGCCTTACCACTCTCGCGCTGTTTGCCGGCGCGTGTCTCGCGTTGACCGCCACACCCGGCCCCGACATGCTGCTAATCGCTTCGCGCAGTGTGAGCCAGGGACGTCCCGCTGGTTTCGCCTCGTTGGCGGGTATTCTGGTCGGCACTTACTGTCATGCGCTGGCTGCCGCATTCGGCCTGTCGCAACTGTTTCTGGCCGTGCCCACGGCCTATGACGTCGTGCGTTTCGCCGGCGCCGCTTATCTGCTGTACCTCGCCTGGAAGACCTTCCGCACGCAAGGCACGGTGCTGTCGCCGAATGCCTCGATGAGCCGTTATCCGGTCGGCCGCATCTTCCGGCAGGGTCTCTTCACCAATTTGCTGAACCCCAAAGTCGCGCTGTTCGTACTCGCGCTATTTCCGCAGTTCGTGCGGCCCGAAGCGGGCTCGGTGGCGTTGCAGATCATGGTGCTCGCGACCGTGCTGAATCTGATCGGCTTCTGTGTGAACGGCGCGGTGATTCTGATGGCGAGCAAGCTGAGCCGTAAGCTCAGTGCCGGGCGCCGGCCGTCGCGTCTGCCGCAGTATCTGCTGGGAACCGTGTTCGCCGGGCTGGCTTGCCGGCTGGCGCTGGCAAGCCGGAACTGA
- the purH gene encoding bifunctional phosphoribosylaminoimidazolecarboxamide formyltransferase/IMP cyclohydrolase, with translation MIKQALISVSDKSGIVDFAKSLSDLGVKILSTGGTAKLLADAGLSVTEVADYTGFPEMLDGRVKTLHPKVHGGILARRDLPEHMAALEKHDIPTIDLLVVNLYPFVQTVSKEECSLEDAIENIDIGGPTMLRSAAKNHRDVTVVVDPADYAVVLDEMRANSNAVSYKTNFRLATKVFAHTAQYDGAITNYLTSLTDELQHSSRNTYPATFNLAFSKVQDLRYGENPHQSAAFYRDLAVQPGALANYNQLQGKELSYNNIADSDAAWECVKTFDVPACVIVKHANPCGVAVGADANEAYAKAFQTDPTSAFGGIIAFNREVDETTAQAVAKQFVEVLIAPSFSAAARQVFAAKQNVRLLEIALGEGHNAFDLKRVGGGLLVQSLDSKNVQPRELRVVTKRHPTPKEMDDLLFAWRVAKYVKSNAIVFCGNGMTLGVGAGQMSRVDSARIASIKAQNAGLTLTGSAVASDAFFPFRDGLDVVVAAGATCVIQPGGSMRDDEVVGAADEHNIAMVLTGVRHFRH, from the coding sequence ATGATCAAGCAAGCGCTCATCTCCGTTTCCGACAAGTCCGGCATCGTCGACTTCGCCAAGTCGCTGTCGGACCTCGGCGTCAAGATCCTGTCGACCGGCGGCACCGCGAAACTGCTCGCGGACGCGGGCCTCTCCGTCACCGAGGTCGCCGACTACACGGGCTTCCCGGAAATGCTGGACGGGCGCGTGAAAACGCTGCATCCGAAGGTGCACGGCGGCATTCTGGCGCGCCGCGACCTGCCGGAACACATGGCAGCGCTTGAAAAGCACGACATCCCGACGATCGACCTGCTGGTCGTGAATCTGTATCCGTTCGTGCAGACCGTGTCGAAAGAAGAGTGCTCGCTGGAAGACGCGATCGAGAACATCGACATCGGCGGCCCGACCATGCTTCGCTCGGCCGCGAAGAATCATCGCGACGTGACCGTGGTGGTCGATCCGGCGGATTACGCGGTCGTGCTCGACGAAATGCGCGCGAACAGCAACGCCGTTTCGTACAAGACGAACTTCCGCCTCGCCACCAAAGTGTTCGCGCACACCGCGCAGTACGACGGCGCGATCACGAACTACCTGACGAGCCTGACCGACGAACTGCAACACTCGTCGCGCAACACGTATCCGGCAACCTTCAATCTGGCGTTCAGCAAGGTGCAGGACCTGCGCTACGGCGAAAACCCGCACCAGAGCGCCGCGTTCTACCGCGACCTGGCGGTGCAGCCGGGCGCGCTGGCGAACTACAACCAGTTGCAAGGCAAGGAACTGTCGTACAACAACATCGCCGATTCCGATGCAGCGTGGGAATGCGTGAAGACGTTCGACGTGCCGGCCTGCGTGATCGTCAAGCACGCGAATCCGTGCGGCGTGGCAGTCGGCGCGGACGCGAACGAAGCGTATGCAAAGGCGTTCCAGACCGATCCGACCTCGGCGTTCGGCGGCATCATCGCGTTCAACCGTGAAGTCGACGAAACGACCGCCCAGGCAGTGGCCAAACAGTTCGTCGAAGTGCTGATCGCCCCGTCGTTCAGCGCGGCGGCCCGCCAGGTGTTCGCGGCCAAGCAGAACGTGCGTCTCCTGGAAATCGCTTTGGGCGAAGGCCATAACGCGTTCGATCTGAAGCGCGTCGGCGGCGGCCTGCTGGTGCAATCGCTCGATTCGAAGAACGTGCAGCCGCGCGAATTGCGCGTGGTCACGAAGCGTCACCCGACGCCGAAGGAAATGGACGACCTGCTGTTCGCATGGCGCGTCGCGAAGTACGTGAAGTCGAACGCGATCGTCTTCTGCGGCAACGGCATGACGCTCGGCGTCGGCGCGGGCCAGATGAGCCGCGTGGACTCGGCGCGTATCGCCAGCATCAAGGCGCAGAACGCCGGGCTGACGCTGACGGGTTCGGCCGTGGCGTCGGACGCGTTCTTCCCGTTCCGCGACGGTCTGGATGTGGTGGTCGCAGCAGGCGCAACCTGCGTGATTCAACCGGGCGGTTCGATGCGTGACGACGAAGTGGTCGGCGCGGCGGACGAGCACAACATCGCGATGGTGTTGACCGGCGTGCGTCACTTCCGGCATTGA
- a CDS encoding Fis family transcriptional regulator, with translation MSKNNIEQSVRDSLGMYFQDLDGSNPHDVYDMVISCVEKPLLEVVLEQAGGNQSLAAEYLGINRNTLRKKLQQHGLL, from the coding sequence ATGAGCAAGAACAATATCGAACAATCTGTCCGCGACAGCCTGGGGATGTATTTCCAGGATCTCGACGGCTCCAATCCGCATGACGTCTACGACATGGTCATTTCATGCGTGGAAAAACCTTTGCTCGAAGTGGTGCTCGAGCAGGCCGGTGGCAATCAGTCGCTGGCCGCCGAGTATCTCGGCATCAACCGCAATACGCTGCGCAAGAAACTGCAACAGCACGGTCTGTTGTAG
- the ruvA gene encoding Holliday junction branch migration protein RuvA: MIGRIAGVLLEKNPPHLLIDCNGVGYEVDVPMSTFYNLPSTGERVVLLTQMIVREDAHLLYGFGTAEERSTFRELLKITGIGARMALAVLSGMSVHELAQTVTMQDAARLTRVPGIGKKTAERLLLELKGKIGADLGAMAGTVSASDHASDILNALISLGYSEKEALAAVKNVPAGTGVSEGIKLALKALSKG; encoded by the coding sequence ATGATCGGTCGCATTGCCGGCGTTCTGCTGGAAAAAAACCCGCCACATCTGCTCATCGACTGCAACGGCGTGGGTTACGAAGTCGATGTACCGATGAGCACGTTCTACAACCTGCCCTCGACCGGCGAGCGCGTCGTGCTGCTCACGCAAATGATCGTGCGTGAAGATGCGCATCTGCTCTATGGCTTCGGCACGGCCGAGGAACGCTCGACCTTCCGCGAATTGCTGAAAATCACCGGCATCGGCGCACGCATGGCGCTCGCCGTGCTCTCCGGCATGAGCGTGCATGAACTGGCGCAGACGGTCACGATGCAGGACGCTGCGCGCCTGACACGCGTGCCCGGTATCGGCAAGAAAACGGCAGAGCGTCTGCTTCTCGAATTGAAGGGCAAGATCGGCGCCGACCTGGGCGCGATGGCGGGCACGGTATCGGCCTCCGATCACGCCTCCGACATCCTGAACGCACTGATCTCGTTGGGCTACTCCGAAAAAGAAGCGCTGGCGGCCGTCAAGAACGTGCCGGCGGGCACCGGCGTTTCCGAAGGGATCAAGCTCGCGCTGAAGGCGCTCTCCAAGGGTTAA
- the tyrS gene encoding tyrosine--tRNA ligase, with protein sequence MTTESTKPNPAAAFPITDEVRHALAVTKRGVDELLIEDEFAQKLAKSAATGKPLRIKLGLDPTAPDIHIGHTVVLNKMRQLQDLGHTVIFLIGDFTSLIGDPSGRNATRPPLTREQIESNAKTYFEQAALVLDRDKTEIRYNSEWSMPLGADGMIKLASRYTVARILEREDFTKRFQGGVPISIHEFLYPLMQGYDSVALNADLELGGTDQKFNLLVGRELQKQYGQEQQCILTMPLLEGLDGVEKMSKSKNNYIGISEKPTDMFGKLMSISDVLMWRYFELLSFRPMDEIAGFRKEIEAGRNPRDFKVMLGQEIVARFHSQADAERALEDFNHRAKGGVPDDIPAVTLAGAPLAIGQLLKQANLVPSTSEALRNIEQGGVKIDGVTVSDKGLKIEAGEYVVQVGKRRFARVTLTA encoded by the coding sequence ATGACCACCGAGTCCACCAAGCCTAACCCCGCTGCCGCCTTCCCGATCACCGACGAAGTCCGTCACGCGCTCGCCGTTACCAAGCGCGGCGTCGACGAACTGCTGATCGAAGACGAATTCGCGCAAAAGCTCGCGAAGAGCGCGGCAACAGGCAAGCCGCTGCGTATCAAGCTCGGCCTCGATCCGACCGCGCCTGACATCCACATCGGCCACACGGTCGTGCTGAACAAGATGCGCCAGTTGCAGGATCTGGGCCATACGGTGATTTTCCTGATCGGCGACTTCACGTCGCTGATTGGCGACCCGTCGGGGCGCAACGCCACGCGCCCGCCGCTTACGCGCGAGCAGATCGAATCGAACGCGAAAACGTATTTCGAGCAGGCCGCGCTGGTGCTCGACCGCGACAAGACCGAAATCCGCTACAACAGCGAATGGTCGATGCCGCTCGGTGCCGACGGCATGATCAAGCTGGCATCGCGCTACACCGTGGCGCGTATTCTCGAGCGCGAAGATTTCACCAAGCGCTTCCAGGGCGGTGTGCCGATCTCGATCCATGAATTCCTGTACCCGCTGATGCAAGGCTACGACTCGGTCGCGCTCAATGCGGATCTGGAACTGGGCGGCACGGACCAGAAGTTCAACCTGCTGGTGGGACGTGAGTTGCAGAAGCAGTATGGCCAGGAGCAGCAGTGCATCTTGACGATGCCCTTGCTCGAAGGCCTCGACGGCGTCGAGAAGATGTCGAAGTCGAAGAACAACTACATCGGCATCAGCGAAAAGCCGACGGACATGTTCGGCAAGCTGATGAGCATCTCCGACGTCCTGATGTGGCGCTACTTCGAACTGCTGTCGTTCCGTCCGATGGATGAGATCGCCGGCTTCAGGAAAGAGATCGAAGCAGGGCGCAATCCGCGCGATTTCAAAGTGATGCTCGGCCAGGAAATCGTCGCGCGCTTTCACTCGCAAGCCGACGCCGAGCGCGCGCTCGAAGACTTCAATCATCGCGCGAAGGGCGGCGTGCCGGACGACATTCCGGCGGTGACGCTCGCGGGCGCGCCGCTCGCGATCGGCCAGTTGCTCAAGCAGGCCAACCTCGTGCCGTCGACCAGCGAGGCGTTGCGCAACATCGAGCAGGGCGGCGTGAAGATCGACGGCGTGACCGTGTCCGACAAGGGCTTGAAGATTGAAGCCGGCGAGTACGTCGTGCAGGTCGGTAAGCGTCGTTTTGCGCGCGTCACGCTGACCGCTTGA
- a CDS encoding UbiH/UbiF/VisC/COQ6 family ubiquinone biosynthesis hydroxylase translates to MNDVSQSTVILKPAAADRAFDFDVTIVGAGPVGLALAGWLARRSATQALKIALIDAREPEDSIADPRAIAVSQGSRMILEPLRWPADATAIHRIHVSQRGHFGRTLIDHSEHGLPALGYVLRYGAIVHGLAEAVHASAVHWFRSTAASAPTQELDGVTLPIETAGVTRNLRTRILVNAEGGLFGDQKTAGRAGNSAGGGTRDYGQTALLGTVTVSAPQPHVAWERFTSQGPIALLPMGGVRGADYALVWCCAPDEAARRAQLPDAEFLRELGAAFGSRMGSFTQIKGRASFPLGLNAADTLVKGHVVAIGNAAQTLHPVAGQGLNLGLRDAHALADALSAEGPTPLALATFAQRRALDRRLTIGATDTLARLFTVDFPPLAALRGLALTALEFVPPVKTALARQMMFGQRR, encoded by the coding sequence ATGAACGACGTTTCCCAGTCGACGGTGATTCTGAAACCCGCCGCGGCCGACCGCGCCTTCGATTTTGACGTGACGATCGTCGGCGCCGGACCGGTCGGGCTCGCGCTGGCCGGCTGGCTGGCACGCCGCAGCGCGACTCAGGCGCTGAAAATCGCGTTGATCGACGCACGCGAGCCGGAAGATTCGATTGCCGATCCACGCGCGATCGCCGTCTCGCAGGGTAGCCGGATGATTCTCGAGCCGCTGCGCTGGCCTGCCGATGCCACCGCGATCCACCGCATCCACGTATCGCAGCGCGGCCATTTCGGCCGCACCTTGATCGACCACAGCGAGCACGGCTTGCCGGCGCTCGGCTACGTGCTGCGTTATGGCGCGATCGTGCACGGTCTCGCCGAAGCGGTTCACGCGAGCGCGGTGCACTGGTTCCGCTCCACCGCCGCCTCGGCGCCGACTCAGGAACTCGACGGCGTCACGCTGCCGATCGAAACTGCGGGTGTCACACGCAATCTGCGCACGCGGATTCTGGTGAATGCCGAGGGCGGCCTGTTCGGCGACCAGAAAACCGCCGGGCGCGCGGGCAACAGCGCCGGCGGCGGTACACGCGATTACGGACAAACCGCGCTGCTCGGCACGGTCACGGTGTCGGCGCCGCAACCGCATGTGGCGTGGGAGCGTTTCACGTCGCAAGGACCCATCGCGCTGCTGCCAATGGGCGGCGTGCGTGGCGCGGATTACGCCCTGGTGTGGTGCTGCGCCCCCGACGAAGCCGCGCGGCGCGCCCAGCTCCCGGACGCCGAATTCCTGCGCGAACTCGGCGCCGCCTTCGGCAGCCGCATGGGTAGCTTTACGCAAATCAAGGGGCGCGCGTCGTTTCCGCTGGGGTTGAACGCCGCCGACACGCTCGTGAAGGGTCATGTCGTCGCCATCGGCAATGCGGCGCAGACGCTGCATCCGGTGGCGGGTCAGGGTCTCAATCTCGGTCTGCGTGACGCGCACGCACTCGCCGACGCCCTGTCGGCGGAAGGCCCCACGCCGCTCGCTCTCGCCACGTTCGCACAACGCCGCGCGCTCGACCGGCGCCTGACAATCGGCGCGACCGACACGCTCGCCCGCCTTTTCACCGTCGACTTCCCACCGCTCGCCGCCTTGCGCGGTCTCGCCCTCACCGCGCTCGAATTCGTGCCGCCGGTGAAAACCGCGCTGGCCCGGCAAATGATGTTCGGCCAACGCCGCTGA
- a CDS encoding histidine phosphatase family protein, with protein MTTQILFIRHGETDWNQIKRIQGHIDIPLATTGLAQAQRLARRIANEAKEGARLDAIYSSDLQRAQQTAQPIADALGLPLQLREGLRERSYGAFQGHDSDEIAVRFPDEYAHWQTRDPGFAPPEGESQRVFYHRVLHAVEPLVAAHPGGRIAVVAHGGVLDCVRRFACGLSLEVPRDYALLNTSVNVVDYADDGSKATVTAWADVSHLDAPSADDSFKRVPEPGR; from the coding sequence ATGACCACGCAGATTCTGTTCATCCGCCACGGCGAGACCGACTGGAACCAGATCAAGCGCATTCAAGGCCACATCGACATCCCACTCGCGACGACCGGCCTAGCGCAGGCACAACGCCTTGCGCGCCGTATCGCGAATGAGGCGAAAGAGGGCGCGCGGCTCGATGCGATTTATTCGAGCGATCTGCAACGCGCGCAGCAGACCGCCCAGCCGATCGCCGACGCGCTCGGCCTGCCGCTGCAACTGCGTGAAGGCTTGCGCGAGCGTTCATACGGCGCGTTCCAGGGGCATGATAGCGACGAGATCGCCGTCCGTTTCCCTGATGAATACGCGCACTGGCAAACCCGCGATCCGGGTTTCGCACCACCCGAGGGAGAATCGCAGCGCGTGTTTTACCATCGCGTGCTGCATGCGGTCGAACCTTTGGTGGCGGCACATCCGGGCGGACGGATCGCTGTCGTCGCGCATGGCGGTGTGCTTGATTGCGTGCGCCGTTTTGCGTGCGGATTGTCACTCGAAGTGCCGCGCGATTACGCGCTGCTGAACACGAGCGTCAACGTGGTGGACTACGCCGACGACGGCAGCAAGGCAACGGTGACCGCGTGGGCGGATGTGTCGCATCTCGATGCGCCCAGCGCGGACGATAGCTTCAAGCGGGTGCCGGAACCGGGCCGTTAA
- the ruvB gene encoding Holliday junction branch migration DNA helicase RuvB, whose amino-acid sequence MIETDKLAAERIIAATPVSPNEEAFERALRPRQLDEYVGQEKVRGQLEIFIEAAKRRSESLDHVLLFGPPGLGKTTLAHIIAREMGVNLRQTSGPVLERAGDLAALLTNLEANDVLFIDEIHRLSPVVEEILYPALEDYQIDIMIGEGPAARSVKLDLQPFTLVGATTRAGMLTNPLRDRFGIVARLEFYNAEELARIVTRSASLLNAQIHPDGAFEIAKRARGTPRIANRLLRRVRDFAEVKADGNITAQVADAALKMLDVDAVGFDLMDRKLLEAILHKFDGGPVGVDNLAAAIGEERDTIEDVLEPYLIQQGFLQRTPRGRVATLLTYRHFGLAAPDASSPIPGLWDSAAT is encoded by the coding sequence ATGATCGAAACCGACAAACTCGCCGCCGAGCGCATCATCGCGGCCACGCCCGTCTCGCCGAACGAAGAAGCGTTCGAGCGCGCGCTGCGCCCGCGCCAGCTCGACGAGTATGTCGGGCAGGAAAAAGTGCGCGGTCAGCTGGAAATCTTCATCGAAGCCGCCAAGCGCCGCTCGGAATCGCTCGACCACGTGCTGCTGTTCGGGCCGCCGGGTCTCGGCAAAACCACGCTCGCGCACATCATCGCGCGGGAAATGGGTGTCAATCTGCGGCAAACCTCCGGCCCGGTGCTCGAACGCGCTGGCGACCTTGCCGCGTTGCTCACTAATCTCGAAGCCAACGACGTCCTGTTCATCGACGAAATCCACCGGCTCTCGCCGGTCGTCGAAGAAATTCTGTATCCGGCGTTGGAGGATTATCAGATCGACATCATGATTGGCGAAGGACCGGCCGCGCGCAGCGTGAAGCTGGATCTGCAACCTTTCACGCTAGTCGGTGCCACCACTCGCGCGGGCATGCTGACCAATCCGTTGCGCGATCGCTTCGGCATCGTCGCGCGGCTCGAGTTTTATAACGCCGAAGAACTGGCGCGCATCGTCACCCGTTCGGCGTCGCTGCTAAATGCGCAGATTCACCCGGACGGCGCGTTCGAAATCGCCAAGCGCGCGCGCGGCACGCCGCGGATCGCGAACCGGCTGCTGCGCCGTGTGCGCGATTTCGCCGAGGTGAAAGCGGACGGCAATATCACCGCGCAGGTGGCCGACGCCGCGCTCAAAATGCTCGACGTGGACGCGGTCGGTTTCGACCTGATGGACCGCAAGCTGCTTGAGGCGATCCTGCACAAGTTCGACGGCGGCCCGGTCGGCGTCGACAACCTGGCAGCGGCAATCGGCGAAGAACGCGACACGATCGAAGACGTGCTCGAACCGTATCTGATCCAGCAAGGCTTCCTGCAGCGCACCCCGCGCGGCCGCGTCGCCACGCTGCTTACGTACCGGCATTTCGGCCTCGCCGCGCCGGACGCTTCGAGCCCAATACCCGGCCTGTGGGATTCGGCCGCGACCTGA
- the dtd gene encoding D-aminoacyl-tRNA deacylase, which yields MIALIQRVRRAEVRVGERVTGAIETGLLALVCAERGDTEAAADRLLAKMLGYRVFSDAAGKMNLSVQNLDGAGRAGGLLLVSQFTLAADTNSGLRPSFTPAAPPDEGKRLFDYFVSAARARHPIVETGEFGADMQVSLVNDGPVTFWLQTNA from the coding sequence ATGATCGCGCTGATCCAGCGCGTTCGGCGCGCGGAAGTGCGCGTGGGCGAGCGCGTGACCGGCGCGATCGAGACGGGCCTGCTCGCGCTCGTCTGCGCCGAACGCGGCGACACCGAAGCCGCCGCCGACCGCTTGCTCGCCAAGATGCTCGGCTACCGTGTCTTCAGCGATGCAGCCGGCAAGATGAATCTCTCCGTGCAGAATCTCGACGGCGCCGGGCGCGCAGGCGGCTTGCTGCTCGTTTCGCAGTTCACGCTGGCTGCGGACACCAACAGCGGCCTGCGTCCCAGCTTTACGCCCGCCGCACCGCCCGACGAGGGCAAGCGGCTATTCGACTACTTCGTCTCAGCAGCCCGCGCCAGGCACCCGATCGTCGAGACCGGCGAATTCGGCGCCGATATGCAGGTATCGCTCGTCAACGACGGGCCGGTCACGTTCTGGCTGCAGACCAACGCCTGA
- the dusB gene encoding tRNA dihydrouridine synthase DusB: MPTLGSHNLRNNLFVAPMAGVTDRPFRQLCKRLGAGYAVSEMVASNAQLWKSEKTMRRANHTGEVEPIAVQIAGADPAMMAEAARYNVANGAQIIDINMGCPAKKVCNVAAGSALLQNEPLVQRIVEAVVGAVGVGPDAVPVTLKIRTGWDRDNKNALTVARLAEAAGIAMLTVHGRTRADLYHGDAEYETIAAVKAAVRIPVVANGDITSPQKAREVLAATGADAIMIGRAAQGRPWLFREIEYFLQTGELLPPPRIDEIQQVMNEHLEDHYAFYGEFTGVRTARKHIGWYTRGLSGANVFRHRMNTLDTTREQLLAVNEFFDAQKAISDRLVYVDETLSKNDGEPDHTDRLAA, from the coding sequence ATGCCCACTCTCGGCTCCCACAATCTGCGTAATAACCTGTTCGTCGCCCCCATGGCCGGCGTGACCGACCGTCCGTTCCGGCAATTGTGCAAACGGCTGGGCGCAGGCTATGCGGTGTCGGAAATGGTCGCCTCGAATGCGCAGTTGTGGAAAAGCGAAAAGACCATGCGCCGTGCCAATCACACGGGCGAGGTCGAACCGATTGCCGTGCAGATCGCCGGCGCCGATCCGGCCATGATGGCTGAAGCCGCGCGCTACAACGTAGCGAACGGCGCGCAGATCATCGACATCAACATGGGCTGCCCGGCCAAGAAGGTGTGTAACGTGGCCGCGGGTTCTGCGTTGCTGCAGAACGAACCGCTGGTGCAGCGCATCGTCGAGGCCGTGGTGGGCGCGGTGGGCGTCGGGCCCGATGCTGTGCCCGTCACGCTGAAAATCCGCACCGGCTGGGATCGCGACAATAAAAACGCTTTGACGGTCGCCCGTCTGGCCGAAGCCGCCGGCATTGCCATGCTGACCGTGCACGGCCGCACTCGCGCCGATCTGTATCACGGCGACGCCGAATACGAGACCATCGCTGCCGTCAAAGCAGCGGTACGCATTCCGGTGGTCGCCAATGGCGACATTACGTCGCCGCAAAAAGCCCGCGAGGTGCTCGCCGCCACCGGCGCCGACGCCATCATGATCGGCCGCGCCGCACAGGGGCGGCCGTGGCTGTTCCGCGAGATCGAGTATTTCCTGCAAACGGGTGAGCTGCTGCCGCCGCCGCGCATCGATGAAATCCAGCAGGTGATGAACGAACATCTCGAAGATCACTACGCGTTCTACGGCGAATTTACGGGCGTGCGCACTGCGCGTAAGCATATCGGCTGGTACACTCGCGGCCTTTCTGGCGCCAACGTGTTCCGGCACCGTATGAATACGCTGGACACCACGCGCGAACAACTCCTCGCCGTCAACGAATTCTTCGACGCCCAAAAGGCGATCTCCGACCGCCTCGTCTACGTCGACGAGACGCTCAGCAAGAACGACGGCGAGCCGGACCATACCGACCGACTAGCAGCATGA
- the ruvC gene encoding crossover junction endodeoxyribonuclease RuvC has protein sequence MRILGIDPGLRVTGFGVIDQHGHKLSYVASGTIKTADADLPSRLGTIFEGISTLIRQHSPDQSAIEKVFVNVNPQSTLLLGQARGAAICGLVAGGVPVAEYTALQLKQAVVGYGRATKEQMQQMVVRLLNLSGVPGTDAADALGMAICHAHGGSTLSTLGGIAPSLAKKGLRVRRGRLVG, from the coding sequence ATGAGAATTCTCGGTATCGACCCCGGCTTGCGCGTGACCGGCTTCGGCGTGATCGATCAACACGGCCACAAGCTCAGCTACGTCGCGAGCGGCACGATTAAAACCGCCGACGCCGATCTGCCCTCGCGTCTCGGCACTATTTTCGAAGGCATTTCGACACTGATCCGTCAGCATTCACCGGATCAGTCGGCGATCGAAAAGGTGTTCGTCAACGTCAATCCGCAATCCACTCTGCTGCTCGGCCAGGCACGCGGCGCGGCGATCTGTGGGCTGGTGGCAGGCGGCGTGCCGGTTGCCGAATACACGGCCTTGCAGTTGAAGCAGGCCGTGGTCGGCTACGGCCGCGCAACCAAAGAGCAGATGCAGCAGATGGTGGTACGGCTGCTCAACCTCTCCGGCGTGCCCGGCACTGACGCCGCCGACGCCCTCGGCATGGCGATCTGCCACGCACATGGGGGCTCGACGCTTAGTACGCTGGGTGGTATTGCACCGTCGCTCGCGAAGAAAGGCTTGCGTGTGCGGCGTGGACGGCTGGTGGGCTAG